GCGAGGCCGTGCCCGCCGACCTGATCCGGCGTGCGGCCCTGAAGGCGGTGGAGCGGTGACAGAACGCCGCCTCTCCACCTTCGAGAAGTACCTCACCCTCTGGGTGGCGCTCTGCATCGTCGCCGGGATCGCCCTCGGCCGGGTCGCTCCGGGCGTCGCCGTCGCCCTCGACTCCTTCTCCGTCTACCAGGTCTCGATACCCATCGCCATCGCCCTCTTCTTCATGATGTACCCGATCATGGTGAAGATCGACTTCGCCGAGGTGCTGCGGGCGGCCCGGACGCCGCGGCCGGTCGCCCTCACCCTCTTCGTGAACTGGGCGATAAAGCCCTTCACGATGTACCTCATCGCCACCTTCTTCCTGGGCTACCTCTTCGTCGGCTTCATCCCGGGCACCGAGGTGCTCCCCGACGGCACGGTCGTCGAACTCTGGCGGAGTTATGTCGCCGGGTGCATCCTCCTCGGCATCGCCCCCTGCACCGCGATGGTGCTGATGTGGAGTTATCTCGCCAGAGGCAACGACGGCCTCACCCTGATCATGGTGGCGATCAACTCCCTCACCATGCTCGTCCTCTACGCCCCGCTCGGCGGGTTCCTCCTCGGCGTGAACGCCATGCCCATCCCCTGGCAGACGATCCTCCTCTCGGTCGCCGTCTATGTGGCCCTCCCCCTCGTCGCCGGGTATCTCACCAGGAAATGGATCCTCGCCCGCAAGGGGATGGCATGGTTCGAGACGCGGTTCCTCCACCTGCTGACGCCGGTCTCGATCGTCGCCCTGCTCGGCACGCTCGTCCTCCTCTTCGCCTTCAAGGGGGACGTCATCGTCGAAAACCCCCTGACCATTCTCTGGATCGCGGTCCCCCTCTTCCTCCAGACGGTGCTCATCTTCACCCTCGGGTACTTCGTCCTGGCGCCGCGGCTCGGCCTCGTATACAGGGACGCCGCCCCGGCCGGGATGATCGGCGCCTCCAACCACTTCGAGGTGGCGATCGCCACGGCGACCATCCTCTTCGGTCTGGGGTCGGGGGCGGCGCTCGCCACGGTCGTCGGCGTGCTGATCGAGGTGCCGGTGATGCTGATGCTCGTGCGGATCTGCCTGCGGACGCAGGGGATGTTCCGGGGGGAGAGCGGATGATGGAGAGGATGCTCGTGCCCCTGGAGATCCACGGTTCTGCGGCGGCGATGAAGCCTGCCGTGGAGGAGATCGCCCGTCTCGGCGTCGGGCGGGCCGACCTGCTGTATGTGGTCAATATCCGCGACACGGCGGCCGACCCCGGCGTGCGGGAGCACGACCGGGAGGTGATGGCCGGGTGGACGGAGCGTCTTCTGGCCTGCGGTGTTCCCGACGTCAGGGCCGAGGTCGTCGACGGCATCCCCTGGATCGAGGTCCTGGAGAGGGCCGAGGCCGACCCGCCCTCTCTCATCGTGATGGGGTCGCACGGCCGCTCCCTCATCCCCCGCATGCTCCTGGGGAGCCAGACCGAGAACGTGCTCGCCCATGCGCCGGTGCCTCTCCTCGTCCTCCGCCTTGCGGTGCTGAAGGAGGGGGACCCGACGGCCT
This genomic interval from Methanofollis sp. contains the following:
- the arsB gene encoding ACR3 family arsenite efflux transporter, encoding MTERRLSTFEKYLTLWVALCIVAGIALGRVAPGVAVALDSFSVYQVSIPIAIALFFMMYPIMVKIDFAEVLRAARTPRPVALTLFVNWAIKPFTMYLIATFFLGYLFVGFIPGTEVLPDGTVVELWRSYVAGCILLGIAPCTAMVLMWSYLARGNDGLTLIMVAINSLTMLVLYAPLGGFLLGVNAMPIPWQTILLSVAVYVALPLVAGYLTRKWILARKGMAWFETRFLHLLTPVSIVALLGTLVLLFAFKGDVIVENPLTILWIAVPLFLQTVLIFTLGYFVLAPRLGLVYRDAAPAGMIGASNHFEVAIATATILFGLGSGAALATVVGVLIEVPVMLMLVRICLRTQGMFRGESG